One Polypterus senegalus isolate Bchr_013 chromosome 10, ASM1683550v1, whole genome shotgun sequence DNA segment encodes these proteins:
- the LOC120537747 gene encoding probable GPI-anchored adhesin-like protein PGA55 isoform X2 yields the protein MTKETKNTELTTEETLKRNVTTTSEMGGSDFTTDDDDDTSDFPTDESSGEDFTTEEPANTMILTSHESSSTQNTTKESVTGISHTTLKSSHNVVTTGLSKISNITTMSKLNTSDSTTEQSTTSDFRFEESSVAYSVTNEESNLNHNTVEGNGGLSTGESTIINPSTMQESNSAFITTVSPSASVFQSTSEANSNILTTKLSSENDQYLTQYESTKSDFNTNNMENRDITSDVSITKTLTSSEVTTNKFMTKETKNTELTTEETLKRNVTTTSEMGGSDFTTDDDDDTSDFPTDESSGKDFTTEEPANTVILTSHESSSTQNTTKESVTGISHTTLKSSHNVVTTGQSKISDITTMSKFNTSDSTTEQLITSDFRFEESSLAYSVTNEESNLNHNTVEGNGGLTMGESTIINPSTMQESNSAFITTVSPSASVFQSTSEANSNILTTKLSSENDQYLTQYESTKSDVNTNNMENRDITSDISITQTLTTSEVTTNKFMTKETKNTELSTEETLKRNVTTTSEMGGSDFTTDDDDDTSDFTTDDDDDTSDFPTDESSGEDFTTEEPANTVILTSHESSSTQNTTKESVTGISHTTLKLTHNVVTTGLSKISDITTMSKFNTSDSTTEQSTTSDFRFEESSVAYSVTKEESNLNHNTVEGNGGLSTGESTIINPSTMQESNSAFITTVSPSASVFLSTNEAFAPSVTSSMYVLQQSTKMISPPYNTLSSLGSTQSSFTTASSETSLSNTTLPGGNISPAASINTANSSASVPNGSFPANALNVASSSPPSTSSPLSTTVHFILNFTITNLNFSLSLNNASSALYVNVSVTIASLIDNIFLKSPISSFYVKSSVLGFRPAKKEPYTAVSIILYFKTPTEKANLQSNIYETLKNFTNSFETLGNYKLDPNSVSVNGYQMTTNAMSTTAMMTTTTTTATNKNSTATTVISTNAPIWKPGYVNFTVEFRILNRNFTQDLSNPTTSLYKEMAYNITIEITILLMTSYLSSNFKYVTVTTFRKGSVIVDCSCVFSPSSDVNSTAIKNIFAEGTNSTHLLGGLYQLDPDSLIVEEEIPVVQLGYSFPFWAIIILSLLIFLIMFVLSLCLYMIIMNRWYQRIGSYYITPAPKMMYYSHLA from the exons ATGACAAAAGAGacaaagaacactgaactcactactgaagaaacattaaaGAGAAATGTCACCACAACATCAGAAATGGGAGGCAGTGATTTTACcacagatgatgatgacgacacTAGTGATTTTCCCACAGATGAATCAAGTGGTGAAGATTTCACAACAGAAGAGCCAGCTAACACTATGATTTTAACATCACATGAGTCAAgcagtactcaaaacaccactAAAGAATCAGTGACTGGTATTTCACACACAACTCTGAAATCAAGTCATAATGTCGTTACCACAGGACTATCAAAAATAAGTAATATTACCACAATGAGTAAATTAAACACAAGTGACAGTACGACAGAACAATCAACTACAAGCGATTTCAGATTTGAAGAATCAAGTGTGGCCTATTCTGTCACAAATGAAGAATCAAATTTAAATCATAATACTGTAGAGGGCAATGGTGGCCTCTCAACGGGAGAATCAACTATCATTAATCCATCCACAATGCAAGAATCAAACTCTGCTTTTATAACCACAGTAAGTCCAAGTGCCAGTGTATTCCAATCAACAAGTGAAGCAAACAGCAACATTTTAACCACAAAGCTATCGTCGGAGAATGACCAGTATCTCACACAATATGAATCCACAAAAAGTGATTTCAACACCAATAATATGGAAAATAGGGACATAACCAGCGACGTATCAATCACCAAAACTCTTACAAGTTCTGAGGTAACTACAAATAAGTTCAtgacaaaagaaacaaagaacactgaactcactactgaagaaacattaaaGAGAAATGTCACCACAACATCAGAAATGGGAGGCAGTGATTTTACcacagatgatgatgacgacacTAGTGATTTTCCCACAGATGAATCAAGTGGTAAAGATTTCACAACAGAAGAGCCAGCTAACACTGTGATTTTAACATCACATGAGTCAAgcagtactcaaaacaccactAAAGAATCAGTGACTGGTATTTCACACACAACTCTGAAATCAAGTCATAATGTCGTTACCACAGGACAATCAAAAATAAGTGATATTACCACAATGAGTAAATTCAACACAAGTGACAGTACGACAGAACAATTAATTACAAGCGATTTCAGATTTGAAGAATCAAGCCTGGCCTATTCTGTCACAAATGAAGAATCAAATTTAAATCATAATACTGTAGAGGGCAATGGTGGCCTCACAATGGGAGAATCAACTATCATTAATCCATCCACAATGCAAGAATCAAACTCTGCTTTTATAACCACAGTAAGTCCAAGTGCCAGTGTATTCCAATCAACAAGTGAAGCAAACAGCAACATTTTAACCACAAAGCTATCGTCGGAGAATGACCAGTATCTCACACAATATGAATCCACAAAAAGTGATGTCAACACCAATAATATGGAAAATAGGGACATAACCAGCGACATATCAATCACCCAAACTCTTACAACTTCTGAGGTAACTACAAATAAGTTTATGACAAAAGAGacaaagaacactgaactcagTACTGAAGAAACATTAAAGAGAAATGTCACCACAACATCAGAAATGGGAGGCAGTGATTTTAccacagatgatgatgatgacactaGTGATTT TACcacagatgatgatgacgacacTAGTGATTTTCCCACAGATGAATCAAGTGGTGAAGATTTCACAACAGAAGAGCCAGCTAACACTGTGATTTTAACATCACATGAGTCAAgcagtactcaaaacaccactAAAGAATCAGTGACTGGTATTTCACACACAACTCTGAAATTAACTCATAATGTCGTTACCACAGGACTATCAAAAATAAGTGATATTACCACAATGAGTAAATTCAACACAAGTGACAGTACGACAGAACAATCAACTACAAGCGATTTCAGATTTGAAGAATCAAGTGTGGCCTATTCTGTCACAAAGGAAGAATCAAATTTAAATCATAATACTGTAGAGGGCAATGGTGGCCTCTCAACGGGAGAATCAACTATCATTAATCCATCCACAATGCAAGAATCAAACTCTGCTTTTATAACCACAGTAAGTCCAAGTGCCAGTGTATTCCTATCAACAAATGAAGCATTTGCACCAAGTGTAACATCTTCCATGTATGTCCTCCAACAAAGCACAAAAATGATCTCACCACCATATAATACATTGTCATCATTAGGATCAACTCAGAGTTCTTTTACAACAGCCTCTTCAGAAACTAGTTTATCAAACACAACTTTACCAGGTGGAAACATATCACCTGCTGCTTCAATCAATACAGCAAACTCATCAGCTTCTGTTCCAAATGGTTCATTTCCAGCAAATGCTCTTAATGTAGCATCTTCATCACCTCCGAGCACAA GTTCTCCATTGTCTACAACAGTGCACTTCATTCTCAATTTCACAATCACAAACCTGAATTTCAGTCTTAGCCTGAACAACGCATCTTCTGCTCTTTACGTAAATGTGTCAGTCACCATAGCATCATTG attgacaacatttttttgaaaagtccaATAAGCTCCTTCTATGTGAAATCCTCTGTATTGGGGTTcag ACCTGCCAAAAAAGAGCCGTACACTGCAGTCAGCATTATCCTCTACTTCAAAACACCTACTGAGAAGGCAAACCTTCAGTCAAATATATATGAAACCTTAAAGAACTTTACAAACAGCTTTGAGACTCTGGGCAATTACAAACTTGATCCAAATAGTGTTTCTGTGAACG GGTATCAAATGACAACCAATGCTATGAGTACAACTGCAATGATGACAACGACAACAACAACAGCCACAAATAAAAACTCAACTGCGACAACAGTAATATCAACCAATGCGCCTATCTGGAAACCTGGATATGTGAACTTTACAGTTGAGTTCAGAATCTTAAACCGAAATTTCACCCAAGACCTGAGTAATCCCACCACATCTTTGTACAAAGAGATGGCGTACAATATCACTATAGAG ATCACCATTTTGCTCATGACTAGCTACTTGAGTAGCAACTTCAAGTATGTTACAGTAACAACTTTCAG AAAAGGCTCTGTGATTGTGGACTGCTCCTGTGTCTTCTCCCCAAGCAGTGATGTCAACAGCACTGCCATCAAGAATATATTTGCAGAAGGAACCAACTCTACACATCTGCTGGGTGGACTGTATCAACTGGATCCAGACAGTTTGATTGTTGAAG AAGAGATCCCTGTTGTGCAGCTGGGGTATTCATTTCCATTTTGGGCCATCATCATCCTCTCCTTGCTCATTTTTCTGATTATGTTTGTGTTAAGCCTGTGCTTGTACATG ATCATCATGAACAGATGGTATCAACGAATTGGTTCCTATTACATAACGCCAGCTCCAAAGATGATGTACTATAGTCACCTAGCATAA
- the LOC120537747 gene encoding mucin-3A-like isoform X1 → MGWVSCRWKQCWLKWCWLLMFILLVRSTSGNQASNDNFTTTGSSTDLATVKSSSSYLTTEDPSTANSPVTQTSSLFLTTKESKITDNLTTNQISTIDVDTEDYDTEESSTSDFTTDESPSTVFLSTYESNISHDTVKESGTSTTQEISNNDFSEGQTNISNITTFSEMSTSEISETEQSITSDFTFEESSMTYPKSNSNNSSIEDSNSLTTHESSITYSSTMHESNPVFLTTVNPSASNSLTTNETNSNGFTTKSQHGSDHSLTSYESTNTDITTVSITNTLSTNYELNTNDANSNRFTTNSFYGSDGSLTPYKLQTSNFNTNNMDNKDITNEISNTNTFTSYELNTNKFMTKETKNTELTTEETLKRNVTTTSEMGGSYFTTDDDDDTSDFPTDESSGEDFTTEEPANTVILTSHESSSTQNTTKESVTGISDTTLKSSHNVVTTGLSKISDITTMSKFNTSDSTTEQSITSDFRFEESSLAYSVTNEESNLNHNTVEGNGGISTEESTITNPSTMQESNSAFITTVSPSASVFQSTSEANSNILTTKLSSENDQYLTQYESTNSDLNTNNMENRDITSDISITQTLTTSEVTTNKFMTKETKNTELTTEETLKRNVTTTSEMGGSDFTTDDDDDTSDFPTDESIGEDFTTEEPANTVILTSHESSRTPNTTKESVTGISDTTLKSSHNVVTTGLSKISNITTMSKFNTSDSTTEQSITSDFRFEESSVAYSVTNEESNLNHNTVEGNGGISTEESTIINPFTMQESNSAFITTVSPSASVFQSTSEANSNILTTKLSSENDQYLTQYESTKSDVNTNNMENRDITSDISITQTLTSSEVTTNKFMTKETKNTELTTEETLKRNVTTTSEMGGSDFTTDDDDDTSDFPTDESSGEDFTTEEPANTVILTSHESSSTQNTTKESVTGISHTTLKSSHNVVTTGLSKISDITTMSKFNTRDSTTEQSTTSDFRFEESSLAYSVTNEESNLNHNTVEGNGGLSTGESTITNPSTMQESNSAFITTVSPSASVFQSTNEANSNILTTKLSSENDQYLTQYESTKSDFNTNNMENRDITSDVSITQTLTSSEVTTNKFMTKETKNTELTTEETLKRNVTTTSEMGGSDFTTDDDDDTSDFPTDESSGEDFTTEEPANTVILTSHESSSTQNTTKESVTGISHTTLKSSHNVVTTGLSKISDITTMSKFNTSDSTTEQSTTSDFRFEESSVAYSVTNEESNLNHNTVEGNGGLSTEESTITNPSTMQESNSAFITTVSPSVSVFQSTNEANSNILTTKLSSENDQYLTQYESTKSDFNTNNMENRDITSDVSITKTLTTSEVTTNKFMTKETKNTELTTEETLKRNVTTTSEMGGSDFTTDDDDDTSDFPTDESSGKDFTTEEPANTMILTSHESSSTQNTTKESVTGISHTTLKSSHNVVTTGLSKISDITTMSKLNTSDSTTEQSTTSDFRFEESSVAYSVTNEESNLNHNTVEGNGGLSTEESTITNPSTMQESNSAFITTVSPSVSVFQSTSEANSNILTTKLSSENDQYLTQYESTKSDFNTNNMENRDITSDISITKTLTTSEVTTNKFMTKETKNTELTTEETLKRNVTTTSEMGGSDFTTDDDDDTSDFPTDESSGKDFTTEEPANTVILTSHESSSTQNTTKESVTGISHTTLKSSHNVVTTGLSKISDITTMSKLNTSDSTTEQSTTSDFRFEESSVAYSVTNEESNLNHNTVEGNGGLSTEESTITNPSTMQESNSAFITTVSPSASVFQSTSEANSNILTTKLSSENDQYLTQYESTKSDFNTNNMENRDITSDISITQTLTSSEVTTNKFMTKETKNTELTTEETLKRNVTTTSEMGGSDFTTDDDDDTSDFPTDESSGEDFTTEEPANTVILTSHESSSTQNTTKESVTGISHTTLKSSHNVVTTGLSKISDITTMSKLNTSDSTTEQSTTSDFRFEESSVAYSVTNEESNLNHNTVEGNGGLSTENQLSLIHPQCKNQTLLL, encoded by the coding sequence gaaaTCAAGCAAGTAATGACAATTTTACAACAACTGGCTCCAGTACTGACTTAGCAACAGTAAAATCAAGTTCTAGTTATCTTACAACAGAAGATCCGAGTACAGCAAATTCCCCAGTAACACAAACATCTAGTTTGTTTCTTACCACAAAGGAATCTAAAATTACTGATAATCTCACAACAAATCAAATAAGCACTATTGATGTTGACACTGAGGATTATGACACTGAGGAATCAAGTACTAGTGATTTCACAACAGATGAGTCACCGAGTACAGTGTTTTTGTCAACATATGAATCAAATATAAGTCATGACACAGTTAAAGAATCAGGCACCAGCACAACCCAGGAAATAAGCAATAATGATTTTTCTGAAGGGCAAACAAATATCAGTAATATTACAACATTCAGCGAAATGAGCACAAGTGAaattagtgaaacagaacaatcAATCACAAGTGATTTCACATTTGAAGAATCAAGTATGACTTATCCCAAATCAAATTCTAATAATTCTTCTATAGAAGACAGCAATAGTCTCACAACACATGAGTCAAGTATCACTTATTCATCCACAATGCATGAATCAAACCCTGTTTTTTTAACCACAGTAAACCCAAGTGCAAGCAATTCCTTAacaacaaatgaaacaaatagcAATGGTTTTACCACAAAGTCACAGCATGGCAGTGACCATTCTCTGACTTCATATGAATCAACAAACACTGACATCACCACAGTATCAATTACCAACACTCTTTCAACAAATTATGAACTAAACACAAATGATGCAAATAGCAACAGATTTACCACAAACTCATTCTATGGTAGTGACGGTTCTCTCACACCATATAAATTACAAaccagtaatttcaacacaaataACATGGACAATAAAGACATCACCAATGAAATATCAAATACCAACACTTTCACAAGTTATGAACTAAACACAAATAAGTTTATGACAAAAGAGacaaagaacactgaactcactactgaagaaacattaaaGAGAAATGTCACCACAACATCAGAAATGGGAGGCAGTTATTTTACcacagatgatgatgacgacacTAGTGATTTTCCCACAGATGAATCAAGTGGTGAAGATTTCACAACAGAAGAGCCAGCTAACACTGTGATTTTAACATCACATGAGTCAAgcagtactcaaaacaccactAAAGAATCAGTGACTGGTATTTCAGACACAACTCTGAAATCAAGTCATAATGTCGTTACCACAGGACTATCAAAAATAAGTGATATTACCACAATGAGTAAATTCAACACAAGTGACAGTACGACAGAACAATCAATTACAAGCGATTTCAGATTTGAAGAATCAAGCCTGGCCTATTCTGTCACAAATGAAGAATCAAATTTAAATCATAATACTGTAGAGGGCAATGGTGGCATCTCAACGGAAGAATCCACTATCACTAATCCATCCACAATGCAAGAATCAAACTCTGCTTTTATAACCACAGTAAGTCCAAGTGCCAGTGTATTCCAATCAACAAGTGAAGCAAACAGCAACATTTTAACCACAAAGCTATCGTCGGAGAATGACCAGTATCTCACACAATATGAATCCACAAACAGTGATCTCAACACCAATAATATGGAAAATAGGGACATAACCAGCGACATATCAATCACCCAAACTCTTACAACTTCTGAGGTAACTACAAATAAGTTTATGACAAAAGAGacaaagaacactgaactcactactgaagaaacattaaaGAGAAATGTCACCACAACATCAGAAATGGGAGGCAGTGATTTTACcacagatgatgatgacgacacTAGTGATTTTCCCACAGATGAATCAATTGGTGAAGATTTCACAACAGAAGAACCAGCTAACACTGTGATTTTAACATCACATGAGTCAAGCAGGACTCCAAACACCACTAAAGAATCAGTGACTGGTATTTCAGACACAACTCTGAAATCAAGTCATAATGTCGTTACCACAGGACTATCAAAAATAAGTAATATTACCACAATGAGTAAATTCAACACAAGTGACAGTACGACAGAACAATCAATTACAAGCGATTTCAGATTTGAAGAATCAAGTGTGGCCTATTCTGTCACAAACGAAGAATCAAATTTAAATCATAATACTGTAGAGGGCAATGGTGGCATCTCAACGGAAGAATCAACTATCATTAATCCATTTACAATGCAAGAATCAAACTCTGCTTTTATAACCACAGTAAGTCCAAGTGCCAGTGTATTCCAATCAACAAGTGAAGCAAACAGCAACATTTTAACCACAAAGCTATCGTCGGAGAATGACCAGTATCTCACACAATATGAATCCACAAAAAGTGATGTCAACACCAATAATATGGAAAATAGGGACATAACCAGCGACATATCAATCACCCAAACTCTTACAAGTTCTGAGGTAACTACAAATAAGTTTAtgacaaaagaaacaaagaacactgaactcactactgaagaaacattaaaGAGAAATGTCACCACAACATCAGAAATGGGAGGCAGTGATTTTACcacagatgatgatgacgacacTAGTGATTTTCCCACAGATGAATCAAGTGGTGAAGATTTCACAACAGAAGAGCCAGCTAACACTGTGATTTTAACATCACATGAGTCAAgcagtactcaaaacaccactAAAGAATCAGTGACTGGTATTTCACACACAACTCTGAAGTCAAGTCATAATGTCGTTACCACAGGACTATCAAAAATAAGTGATATTACCACAATGAGTAAATTCAACACAAGAGACAGTACGACAGAACAATCAACTACAAGCGATTTCAGATTTGAAGAATCAAGCCTGGCCTATTCTGTCACAAATGAAGAATCAAATTTAAATCATAATACTGTAGAGGGCAATGGTGGCCTCTCAACGGGAGAATCAACTATCACTAATCCATCCACAATGCAAGAATCAAACTCTGCTTTTATAACCACAGTAAGTCCAAGTGCCAGTGTATTCCAATCAACAAATGAAGCAAACAGCAACATTTTAACCACAAAGCTATCGTCGGAGAATGACCAGTATCTCACACAATATGAATCCACAAAAAGTGATTTCAACACCAATAATATGGAAAATAGGGACATAACCAGCGACGTATCAATCACCCAAACTCTTACAAGTTCTGAGGTAACTACAAATAAGTTTATGACAAAAGAGacaaagaacactgaactcactactgaagaaacattaaaGAGAAATGTCACCACAACATCAGAAATGGGAGGCAGTGATTTTACcacagatgatgatgacgacacTAGTGATTTTCCCACAGATGAATCAAGTGGTGAAGATTTCACAACAGAAGAGCCAGCTAACACTGTGATTTTAACATCACATGAGTCAAgcagtactcaaaacaccactAAAGAATCAGTGACTGGTATTTCACACACAACTCTGAAATCAAGTCATAATGTCGTTACCACAGGACTATCAAAAATAAGTGATATTACCACAATGAGTAAATTCAACACAAGTGACAGTACGACAGAACAATCAACTACAAGCGATTTCAGATTTGAAGAATCAAGTGTGGCCTATTCTGTCACAAATGAAGAATCAAATTTAAATCATAATACTGTAGAGGGCAATGGTGGCCTCTCAACGGAAGAATCAACTATCACTAATCCATCCACAATGCAAGAATCAAACTCTGCTTTTATAACCACAGTAAGTCCAAGTGTCAGTGTATTCCAATCAACAAATGAAGCAAACAGCAACATTTTAACCACAAAGCTATCGTCGGAGAATGACCAGTATCTCACACAATATGAATCCACAAAAAGTGATTTCAACACCAATAATATGGAAAATAGGGACATAACCAGCGACGTATCAATCACCAAAACTCTTACAACTTCTGAGGTAACTACAAATAAGTTTATGACAAAAGAGacaaagaacactgaactcactactgaagaaacattaaaGAGAAATGTCACCACAACATCAGAAATGGGAGGCAGTGATTTTACcacagatgatgatgacgacacTAGTGATTTTCCCACAGATGAATCAAGTGGTAAAGATTTCACAACAGAAGAGCCAGCTAACACTATGATTTTAACATCACATGAGTCAAgcagtactcaaaacaccactAAAGAATCAGTGACTGGTATTTCACACACAACTCTGAAATCAAGTCATAATGTCGTTACCACAGGACTATCAAAAATAAGTGATATTACCACAATGAGTAAATTAAACACAAGTGACAGTACGACAGAACAATCAACTACAAGCGATTTCAGATTTGAAGAATCAAGTGTGGCCTATTCTGTCACAAATGAAGAATCAAATTTAAATCATAATACTGTAGAGGGCAATGGTGGCCTCTCAACGGAAGAATCAACAATCACTAATCCATCCACAATGCAAGAATCAAACTCTGCTTTTATAACCACAGTAAGTCCAAGTGTCAGTGTATTCCAATCAACAAGTGAAGCAAACAGCAACATTTTAACCACAAAGCTATCGTCGGAGAATGACCAGTATCTCACACAATATGAATCCACAAAAAGTGATTTCAACACCAATAATATGGAAAATAGGGACATAACCAGCGACATATCAATCACCAAAACTCTTACAACTTCTGAGGTAACTACAAATAAGTTTATGACAAAAGAGacaaagaacactgaactcactactgaagaaacattaaaGAGAAATGTCACCACAACATCAGAAATGGGAGGCAGTGATTTTACcacagatgatgatgacgacacTAGTGATTTTCCCACAGATGAATCAAGTGGTAAAGATTTCACAACAGAAGAGCCAGCTAACACTGTGATTTTAACATCACATGAGTCAAgcagtactcaaaacaccactAAAGAATCAGTGACTGGTATTTCACACACAACTCTGAAATCAAGTCATAATGTCGTTACCACAGGACTATCAAAAATAAGTGATATTACCACAATGAGTAAATTAAACACAAGTGACAGTACGACAGAACAATCAACTACAAGCGATTTCAGATTTGAAGAATCAAGTGTGGCCTATTCTGTCACAAATGAAGAATCAAATTTAAATCATAATACTGTAGAGGGCAATGGTGGCCTCTCAACGGAAGAATCAACTATCACTAATCCATCCACAATGCAAGAATCAAACTCTGCTTTTATAACCACAGTAAGTCCAAGTGCCAGTGTATTCCAATCAACAAGTGAAGCAAACAGCAACATTTTAACCACAAAGCTATCGTCGGAGAATGACCAGTATCTCACACAATATGAATCCACAAAAAGTGATTTCAACACCAATAATATGGAAAATAGGGACATAACCAGCGACATATCAATCACCCAAACTCTTACAAGTTCTGAGGTAACTACAAATAAGTTTATGACAAAAGAGacaaagaacactgaactcactactgaagaaacattaaaGAGAAATGTCACCACAACATCAGAAATGGGAGGCAGTGATTTTACcacagatgatgatgacgacacTAGTGATTTTCCCACAGATGAATCAAGTGGTGAAGATTTCACAACAGAAGAGCCAGCTAACACTGTGATTTTAACATCACATGAGTCAAgcagtactcaaaacaccactAAAGAATCAGTGACTGGTATTTCACACACAACTCTGAAATCAAGTCATAATGTCGTTACCACAGGACTATCAAAAATAAGTGATATTACCACAATGAGTAAATTAAACACAAGTGACAGTACGACAGAACAATCAACTACAAGCGATTTCAGATTTGAAGAATCAAGTGTGGCCTATTCTGTCACAAATGAAGAATCAAATTTAAATCATAATACTGTAGAGGGCAATGGTGGCCTCTCAACGGAGAATCAACTATCATTAATCCATCCACAATGCAAGAATCAAACTCTGCTTTTATAA